Proteins from one Mus caroli chromosome 3, CAROLI_EIJ_v1.1, whole genome shotgun sequence genomic window:
- the C3H3orf33 gene encoding protein C3orf33 homolog, whose product MARPPASLWSQAPDRDQGEANVVTRVSQWADNHLRLVQNISTGMAIAGIMLLIRSIRLTSKFTTSSDIPVEFIRKKVKLCGRLQRITECGLEIEHIPITLPFISSWKQITYSPLSWLASDIQGFTCLCLPAPGYEPELPCLAGGYFNVNLNEEILRRGLGKTVLVKGLNYDSKTHWKIHRNLLKAELTALKKGEGIWKEESEKESYFRKLKDSWRERWTKDNDLKPAGADLGSTKDSYDDSRRRASGKGKDCVGNHSFFLKLREFVSRLHFWRKG is encoded by the exons ATGGCGCGGCCGCCCGCGAGCCTCTGGTCGCAGGCGCCCGACCGCGACCAAGGGGAGGCCAACGTGGTGACGCGGGTGTCGCAATGGGCAGACAACCATCTGCGCCTTGTCCAG AACATCAGCACGGGAATGGCCATAGCTGGGATAATGTTGCTGATAAGGAGCATCCGGCTG ACCTCAAAGTTTACAACCTCTTCAGATATTCCAGTAGaatttataagaaagaaagtTAAACTATGTGGCCGATTACAGCGGATAACTGAGTGTGGTCTAGAAATTGAACATATACCTATTACATTACCTTTCATATCTTCATGGAAAC AGATCACCTACTCACCTctcagctggctggccagtgacaTCCagggattcacctgtctctgcctcccagcaccaGGATATGAGCCTGAACTGCCTTGCCTAGCT GGTGGATATTTTAACGTGAATCTGAATGAGGAGATTTTGAGAAGAGGCTTGGGCAAAACCGTCCTTGTTAAAGGGCTAAATTATGACTCAAAAACCCACTGGAAAATTCACAGAAACTTACTTAAAGCTGAATTGACGGCcttaaagaaaggagaaggaatatGGAAGGAAGAGTCtgaaaaagaaagttattttagaaaattgaaagactcctggagagagagatggacaaaGGACAATGATTTAAAACCAGCTGGAGCAGACCTCGGCTCCACCAAAGACAGTTATGACGACAGCCGGCGCAGGGCGTCCGGGAAGGGGAAGGACTGCGTGGGCAACCACTCTTTCTTCCTGAAACTCAGAGAATTTGTGAGCCGCTTACACTTTTGGAGGAAAGGATGA